The following proteins are co-located in the Manihot esculenta cultivar AM560-2 chromosome 7, M.esculenta_v8, whole genome shotgun sequence genome:
- the LOC122723944 gene encoding uncharacterized protein LOC122723944, which translates to MASTSNTTGVIHSSGKMLASLNAASQFPLKLTRENYPAWRAQIVPVLRGHNLMGYVDGSFPCLSQGVQKEGKERLQRRHGIKSNHRVLIGMPREYYRFVRSLLI; encoded by the exons ATGGCTTCTACTTCGAACACAACCGGTGTTATTCATTCTTCTGGAAAGATGCTAGCCTCTCTTAATGCTGCATCACAGTTTCCATTGAAGCTTACAAGAGAAAATTATCCTGCTTGGCGCGCTCAGATCGTGCCGGTGTTGCGTGGGCATAATCTAATGGGTTATGTTGATGGAAGCTTTCCCTGTCTGTCTCAAGGTGTTCAAAAGGAAGGGAAAGAG AGACTTCAGCGGAGGCATGGAATAAAATCAAATCATCGTGTGCTAATAGGAATGCCACGAGAATACTATCGCTTCGTGAGAAGCTTGCTAATCTGA